From a region of the Thalassospira sp. TSL5-1 genome:
- a CDS encoding NAD(P)/FAD-dependent oxidoreductase — translation MSEVSHSTDIAIIGAGPVGLFAVFEAGMLGLKTHVIDALDMVGGQCSALYPEKPIFDIPAHPQITGQDLIDQLAKQAAPFEPTYHLGQQVIKLEKRDDGRFTLETSVGTKIDAGAVVIAAGCGAFGPNKPPMDGLEDFEGSGGVQYYVKRRADFAGKKVVIAGGGDSAVDWALSLHDIAQKVYVVHRRPKFRAAPDSSAKLAALAEAGKIEMVIPYQLKGLKGDTASGKLSHVTVATLKGEELDLEADHLLPFFGLAMELGPIANWGLNLDRNHIGVTQATMETSVPGIFAIGDIANYEHKLKLILSGFAEGASAIHAARSYLFPDKEFHFEYSTTTGVPNE, via the coding sequence ATGTCGGAAGTGTCGCACAGCACGGATATTGCCATCATTGGTGCAGGCCCGGTCGGGCTTTTTGCCGTATTTGAAGCCGGGATGCTGGGCCTGAAAACCCATGTGATCGATGCGCTGGACATGGTGGGCGGCCAATGCAGTGCGCTGTACCCGGAAAAACCGATTTTCGACATTCCCGCCCATCCGCAAATCACCGGGCAGGACCTGATTGACCAGCTTGCCAAACAGGCCGCCCCGTTCGAGCCGACCTATCATTTGGGCCAGCAGGTGATCAAACTGGAAAAGCGCGATGATGGCCGCTTTACCCTGGAAACATCGGTGGGCACCAAAATTGATGCCGGGGCTGTTGTTATTGCTGCGGGTTGCGGTGCCTTTGGCCCCAACAAACCGCCGATGGACGGCCTGGAAGATTTTGAAGGGTCCGGTGGCGTTCAATATTACGTCAAACGCCGCGCCGATTTTGCCGGTAAAAAGGTTGTCATTGCCGGTGGCGGCGATTCCGCTGTCGATTGGGCCCTGTCCCTGCATGATATTGCGCAAAAAGTGTATGTCGTCCACCGCCGCCCCAAATTCCGCGCCGCCCCGGACAGCAGTGCCAAGCTCGCCGCCCTGGCCGAAGCGGGCAAAATCGAAATGGTCATTCCCTATCAGCTCAAGGGCCTGAAAGGCGACACCGCATCGGGCAAGCTCAGCCACGTGACCGTTGCCACCCTGAAGGGTGAGGAACTGGACCTTGAAGCCGATCATCTGCTGCCCTTCTTTGGGCTGGCAATGGAATTGGGGCCGATTGCAAATTGGGGCCTGAACCTGGATCGCAACCATATTGGTGTCACCCAGGCGACGATGGAAACATCAGTCCCCGGCATTTTCGCCATAGGCGATATCGCCAATTACGAACACAAACTGAAACTGATCCTGTCGGGCTTTGCCGAAGGGGCCAGTGCGATTCATGCCGCACGCAGCTACCTGTTCCCCGATAAGGAATTTCATTTCGAATATTCAACAACCACCGGCGTTCCG
- a CDS encoding nucleotidyltransferase family protein yields the protein MSTKMHPVLKPAQAMVLAAGLGKRMRPITDKLPKPLVPVAGKPMLDHVLDRLGDAGFDRVVVNNHYLGEMISAHVANRDFPVVVNSAEAELLETGGGVQNALPLLDDTAILVANADMYWTEGTEPLFERMMDAFDAEHMDALLAIVPVEGAFGYEGAGDFFWQVDGRLKRRGSAPHAPYVFTGIQILNPRLFEGLLPGNFSLNVIYDRALESGRCYGLVHDGRWFHIGTPDALADAERTLAGQ from the coding sequence ATGAGCACTAAAATGCACCCTGTATTAAAACCGGCGCAGGCGATGGTTTTGGCGGCGGGCCTTGGCAAGCGGATGCGCCCGATTACCGATAAACTGCCCAAGCCCTTGGTGCCCGTGGCCGGCAAACCGATGCTGGATCATGTGCTGGACCGGCTGGGTGATGCCGGGTTTGACCGGGTGGTGGTGAATAACCATTACCTAGGCGAAATGATTTCGGCGCATGTGGCAAACCGGGATTTTCCGGTAGTTGTCAACTCGGCCGAGGCAGAATTGCTGGAAACCGGGGGCGGGGTGCAAAATGCCCTGCCATTGCTGGATGATACCGCCATTTTGGTTGCCAATGCCGATATGTATTGGACCGAAGGAACCGAGCCGCTATTTGAACGCATGATGGATGCTTTTGATGCGGAGCATATGGATGCCCTGCTGGCGATTGTGCCGGTTGAGGGGGCCTTTGGCTATGAGGGGGCGGGCGATTTTTTCTGGCAGGTGGATGGCCGGTTGAAACGGCGTGGGTCTGCACCGCATGCGCCCTATGTTTTCACGGGCATTCAGATATTAAATCCGCGCCTGTTTGAAGGCCTGCTGCCAGGCAATTTTTCGTTAAATGTGATTTATGACCGGGCGCTGGAAAGTGGCCGTTGTTATGGGCTGGTGCATGACGGGCGCTGGTTTCATATCGGCACGCCAGATGCTTTGGCAGATGCGGAACGAACCCTGGCAGGTCAATAA
- the addA gene encoding double-strand break repair helicase AddA codes for MSQFLNNMSGAIEGGDDPNILQRRASDPMASVWVSASAGAGKTKVLSDRVLRLMLSGTEPHRILCLTFTKAAAAEMANRVNERLGRWATMEDADLQRDLADLSGAAPAADETRRARRLFASVLDAPGGMKIQTIHAFCQSLLRRFPLEAGLAPHFEVMDDRTAAETMADTQEEVLAYARSGHDPILTDALAVVTGQVREGAFGEVMRDLARERGRLKRMLDAHHGRDRMCDAVYKSLGVAPGQTADKLLRDALADGAFDRQGLMMALAALEAGTKTDKDRVPALAQFLEKTTVEDRIAVFNDYRSVFFTASTGEPRAKLITKKAGENHPAGADALEQECARLVELEKNRKAALLAQSTSALICMGEAMLARYARKKALHAWLDYDDLILNSVRLLEQQAGIAGWVLFKLDEGLDHILIDEAQDTNPEQWKVVQILAEEFFNDASQHEDKPRTIFAVGDAKQSIYSFQRADPEKFAEMRRHFARRAAEIAAEWREVPMNISFRSTSAVLGTVDRVFAGPIARQGVGDDGQNVAHQAFRQGHAGRIELWPPVAPEPREDQEPWTPPTRVVRLEDPEIRLARVIAGRIRHAVDSREILPSRGRAVRAGDFMILVRRRTAFVDEVVKALKERNVPVAGVDRMEITEQLAVMDLIAFGRFLLMTDDDLNLATLLKSPIIGFDEEQLFNLAYNRRRTLWHALRERADESPEFGRAYAFLARWLGRVDYERPFELYGELLGGRGEDARGVRARLVGRLGIEANDPIDEFLNLAMNYEAEHAPTLQGFLHWLMAGEAEIKRDLEQSGRDEVRIMTVHGAKGLQAPIVFLPDTMQVPTQSPNLFWQDRDQLMFWLPRVALENDRVKLLRDDIALKRDQEYNRLLYVALTRAEDRLYICGWQGKSKPPAHCWYNLCEMALAEFADETEMDFASVSPSGWVGPGFVWETEQMTEPKPEKGHTDTLAPVSSADAEGDQVQMMAGIEKLMRTIAPEEVYPPRPLAPSRPLEDEPSVQSPLGGDQGQSFKRGILIHKLLELLPDLSPERRFDAAERFLSQPVHGLSPDQQFEIATETLAIFDNPDFAPIFGPASRAEVPLVGIVGGDVVSAQIDRLVISGDEVMIVDYKTNRPPPRDVEQTPMAYRRQMAIYRDALTQMYPDKIIRCHILWTNGPWMVELPESLMRMQRA; via the coding sequence ATGAGCCAGTTCTTGAACAACATGTCAGGGGCGATTGAGGGTGGGGATGATCCCAATATCCTGCAACGCCGGGCTTCCGACCCGATGGCATCGGTTTGGGTGTCGGCATCGGCCGGGGCGGGGAAAACCAAGGTTTTGTCGGACCGGGTTTTGCGACTGATGCTTTCGGGTACCGAACCGCACCGTATTTTATGCCTGACCTTTACCAAGGCGGCCGCTGCCGAAATGGCCAACCGTGTCAATGAACGGCTGGGACGCTGGGCGACGATGGAAGATGCCGATTTGCAGCGTGATTTGGCGGATTTGTCTGGCGCGGCACCGGCTGCGGATGAAACCAGGCGGGCACGGCGTTTGTTTGCCAGTGTGCTCGATGCGCCGGGTGGCATGAAAATCCAGACCATTCATGCCTTTTGCCAGTCCCTGTTGCGGCGCTTCCCGCTGGAGGCCGGACTTGCCCCGCATTTCGAGGTGATGGACGACCGTACCGCAGCCGAAACAATGGCTGATACCCAGGAAGAAGTGCTAGCTTATGCGCGAAGCGGCCATGACCCGATTTTGACCGATGCCCTGGCCGTTGTGACCGGGCAGGTACGGGAAGGGGCCTTTGGCGAGGTGATGCGTGACCTTGCCCGTGAGCGGGGCCGCCTTAAACGGATGCTGGATGCCCATCATGGCCGGGACCGCATGTGCGACGCGGTTTATAAATCGCTCGGTGTTGCCCCGGGGCAAACGGCCGATAAATTGCTGCGTGATGCTTTGGCCGATGGGGCCTTTGACCGGCAGGGTTTGATGATGGCGCTGGCAGCCCTTGAAGCAGGCACCAAAACGGATAAGGACCGTGTGCCCGCCCTGGCCCAGTTTTTGGAAAAAACCACGGTAGAGGACCGCATTGCGGTTTTTAACGATTATCGCAGTGTGTTTTTTACCGCATCCACCGGCGAGCCGCGGGCCAAGCTGATTACCAAAAAGGCGGGTGAAAACCACCCGGCAGGCGCAGATGCCTTGGAACAGGAATGTGCCCGCCTGGTTGAACTTGAGAAAAACCGCAAGGCGGCGCTTTTGGCGCAATCCACATCCGCGCTGATTTGCATGGGCGAGGCGATGCTGGCGCGTTATGCGCGCAAAAAGGCGCTGCATGCCTGGCTGGATTATGACGACCTGATTTTAAACAGTGTGCGTTTGCTTGAACAGCAGGCCGGTATTGCCGGTTGGGTGCTGTTTAAACTGGATGAAGGCCTAGATCATATCCTGATTGACGAGGCCCAGGATACCAACCCCGAACAATGGAAAGTGGTGCAAATTCTGGCCGAGGAGTTTTTCAACGATGCCAGCCAGCACGAAGATAAACCCCGCACCATCTTTGCCGTTGGGGATGCGAAACAATCAATTTACAGCTTTCAGCGCGCCGATCCTGAAAAATTTGCCGAAATGCGCCGCCATTTTGCCCGCCGTGCCGCCGAGATCGCGGCGGAATGGCGCGAAGTGCCGATGAATATTTCCTTCCGCTCAACTTCGGCCGTGCTGGGCACGGTGGACCGGGTTTTTGCCGGGCCCATTGCCAGGCAGGGTGTTGGCGATGACGGGCAAAATGTGGCCCACCAGGCCTTTCGCCAGGGCCATGCCGGGCGCATTGAATTATGGCCGCCCGTGGCCCCCGAACCGCGCGAGGACCAGGAACCCTGGACACCGCCCACCCGTGTTGTGCGGCTGGAGGACCCGGAAATCCGGCTGGCGCGGGTGATTGCCGGGCGCATTCGCCATGCGGTGGATTCGCGCGAAATTTTGCCATCGCGCGGGCGGGCGGTACGCGCCGGGGATTTCATGATTTTGGTGCGCCGCCGGACGGCCTTTGTTGACGAGGTGGTCAAGGCGCTTAAGGAACGCAATGTACCTGTCGCCGGGGTGGACCGGATGGAAATCACCGAACAGTTGGCGGTGATGGACCTGATCGCCTTTGGCCGGTTCCTGTTGATGACTGATGATGATTTGAATTTGGCGACTTTGCTGAAAAGCCCGATCATTGGCTTTGACGAGGAACAGTTGTTTAACCTTGCCTATAACCGCCGCCGCACCCTGTGGCATGCCCTGCGCGAACGGGCCGATGAAAGCCCGGAATTTGGCCGCGCCTATGCGTTTTTGGCACGCTGGTTGGGCCGGGTGGATTATGAACGCCCGTTTGAACTGTATGGTGAATTGCTGGGCGGACGCGGCGAGGATGCGCGCGGGGTGCGCGCCCGGCTGGTCGGGCGTTTGGGGATCGAGGCCAATGACCCGATTGACGAATTCCTGAACCTTGCGATGAATTACGAGGCCGAACACGCCCCAACCCTGCAGGGCTTTTTGCACTGGCTGATGGCGGGCGAGGCCGAGATCAAGCGTGACCTTGAACAAAGCGGGCGTGATGAAGTGCGTATCATGACGGTGCATGGGGCCAAGGGGTTGCAGGCCCCGATCGTGTTTTTGCCCGATACCATGCAGGTGCCCACCCAGTCGCCCAACCTGTTTTGGCAGGACCGGGACCAGTTGATGTTCTGGTTGCCGCGTGTGGCACTGGAAAATGACCGGGTAAAGCTGCTGCGTGATGACATCGCGCTAAAACGCGATCAGGAATATAACCGTTTGCTGTATGTGGCGCTGACCCGGGCCGAAGATCGGCTTTATATTTGTGGCTGGCAGGGTAAATCAAAACCGCCTGCACATTGCTGGTATAATTTGTGTGAAATGGCACTTGCCGAATTTGCCGACGAGACGGAAATGGATTTTGCCAGTGTTTCGCCATCCGGCTGGGTCGGGCCAGGCTTTGTTTGGGAAACGGAACAAATGACCGAGCCCAAACCGGAAAAGGGCCATACCGACACGCTTGCCCCTGTGAGTTCGGCTGACGCAGAGGGGGATCAGGTGCAGATGATGGCGGGTATTGAAAAGCTGATGCGCACGATTGCGCCCGAAGAAGTGTATCCGCCCCGCCCGCTGGCCCCCAGTCGTCCGCTGGAAGATGAACCATCGGTGCAATCGCCTTTGGGCGGGGATCAGGGGCAAAGTTTCAAACGCGGGATTTTGATCCATAAATTGCTGGAGCTTCTGCCCGACCTGTCGCCCGAACGGCGTTTTGATGCGGCAGAACGGTTTTTAAGTCAGCCGGTACATGGGTTAAGCCCCGATCAGCAATTTGAAATTGCCACCGAGACTCTGGCGATTTTTGACAACCCCGATTTCGCGCCGATTTTTGGCCCCGCGTCGCGGGCCGAGGTGCCTTTGGTTGGTATTGTCGGTGGCGATGTGGTTTCCGCCCAGATTGACCGGCTGGTGATTTCGGGCGATGAGGTGATGATTGTGGATTATAAAACCAACCGCCCGCCGCCGCGTGACGTGGAACAAACGCCGATGGCGTATCGGCGGCAAATGGCGATTTATCGCGACGCATTGACTCAGATGTATCCCGATAAAATCATTCGCTGCCATATTCTCTGGACGAATGGCCCGTGGATGGTGGAACTGCCTGAAAGTCTGATGCGAATGCAACGCGCTTGA
- the trxA gene encoding thioredoxin TrxA, whose protein sequence is MTTIKVSDTSFDSDVIGADAPVLVDFWAEWCGPCKQIAPYLDEIAGELGDKLTIAKVNIDENPNTPAKYGVRGIPTLMIFKGGEVSAIKVGAMPKSALVDWINQSI, encoded by the coding sequence ATGACAACGATTAAAGTATCCGATACGTCATTTGACTCTGACGTTATTGGCGCAGACGCGCCGGTTCTGGTCGATTTCTGGGCGGAATGGTGCGGTCCGTGCAAGCAGATTGCCCCGTATCTTGATGAAATCGCCGGTGAACTTGGCGACAAGCTGACCATTGCCAAAGTCAATATCGACGAAAACCCGAATACCCCGGCCAAATATGGTGTGCGCGGCATCCCGACCCTGATGATCTTCAAGGGCGGCGAAGTTTCGGCCATCAAAGTTGGTGCCATGCCGAAAAGCGCACTGGTTGACTGGATCAATCAGTCGATCTGA
- a CDS encoding aminoglycoside phosphotransferase family protein, whose amino-acid sequence MSQQQRMTVIDDFLHHHGWADAAREQLVDDASARKYFRLERGFETALLMDFAPDAVSIDPHGLSDQPERPASIAPVVQMTALFTSLGWRVPHILAHDIDRGLALIEDFGDLTFTRALEMGDIAPVSLYIRATDALIALHHRADVIEEMAKDAEGSELVVYRPENLRRQLASFGRDYVPLVIADEARRAEAMQDFDTLLDHILPQCWDAGQTLIHRDYHVDNLMLVDTDDGGVDCGIIDFQDAAIAPRPYDLVSLLRDVRHDVGLDIERAMLDRYLAAFPGMDEATFHRAYIATGMVRNFRILGRFGWLARESGKMRYLEFVPRCWELILRGAQQNLPELAQWVDKHIPARARLAPVIPKNGPEA is encoded by the coding sequence ATGAGCCAGCAGCAAAGAATGACGGTGATTGATGATTTTTTGCATCATCATGGCTGGGCGGATGCCGCGCGCGAACAATTGGTCGATGATGCCTCGGCCCGGAAGTATTTTCGCCTCGAACGCGGGTTTGAAACCGCGCTTTTGATGGATTTTGCCCCCGATGCCGTATCGATTGACCCGCATGGGCTGAGTGACCAGCCAGAGCGCCCGGCCTCAATTGCGCCCGTGGTGCAGATGACGGCTTTGTTTACCTCTCTGGGTTGGCGCGTGCCACATATTTTGGCCCATGATATTGATCGTGGCCTTGCCCTGATCGAGGATTTTGGCGACCTGACCTTTACCCGTGCCCTTGAAATGGGCGATATCGCGCCGGTCAGCCTGTATATCCGCGCGACCGATGCCTTGATTGCCCTGCATCATCGGGCGGATGTTATTGAAGAAATGGCAAAGGATGCTGAGGGTTCGGAACTGGTTGTTTATCGGCCGGAAAATCTGCGTCGTCAGCTTGCCAGTTTTGGCCGCGATTATGTCCCGCTGGTGATTGCCGATGAGGCCCGGCGGGCAGAAGCGATGCAGGATTTTGATACGCTGCTCGATCACATCCTGCCGCAATGCTGGGATGCCGGGCAAACCCTGATTCATCGTGATTACCATGTGGATAATTTGATGCTGGTCGATACCGATGATGGCGGAGTTGATTGCGGCATTATTGATTTTCAGGACGCGGCCATTGCTCCACGCCCCTATGATCTGGTGTCGCTGTTGCGCGATGTGCGCCATGATGTGGGCCTTGATATTGAACGCGCTATGCTCGATCGCTATCTGGCGGCATTCCCCGGGATGGACGAAGCCACCTTTCACCGCGCCTATATTGCCACCGGCATGGTGCGCAATTTTCGCATTTTGGGCCGGTTTGGCTGGCTGGCGCGCGAAAGTGGCAAAATGCGCTATCTGGAATTTGTCCCGCGCTGTTGGGAGCTGATTTTGCGCGGGGCACAGCAAAACCTGCCGGAACTGGCGCAATGGGTGGATAAACATATTCCCGCCCGTGCCCGTTTGGCCCCTGTCATCCCCAAAAATGGACCGGAAGCATGA
- the addB gene encoding double-strand break repair protein AddB encodes MTENLFYIPPGAPFADMIARQLLRETADQPVILSDTLLLVPNRRSCKVMRDAFLRQTEGRVTLLPTIRPLGEADEDELAMFGKADQDVVLNLPPAIPDLQRKLLLTRLIMSRADYKGEKPTADQAARLAGELARFLDQVQTENCQFDDLEGLVPAEFAQHWQLTLEFLQILTKFWPDILADQGVSDRAARRNAMIAAQIELWQSNPPAYPVIVAGSTAPFPALRDLMGAVLALPQGRVVLPGLMTGLSAGDWLAIADDAAHPQHLLSRLLTHIDHSPATVRPWGGGDDVAMTDDAPWDGEDVPPYFAEIPYDGLLDDAYSQSYSEPVSKIAPAGAMRDLFDDVPAPESPMSTVVETALPDDRPLPPADEDGVPSAQAERRRLVREALRPAQTTDQWRYIRNFAPDVLDGVLRVDCSGAREEAATIALMMRQALEQPGKTCALVTPDRGLARRVATELRRWEVDVDDSAGVPLHDTAPAIFLRLVVRTVQEQFAPVPLLELLKHPLCAAGMAPETFRTHTRLLELQILRGPRPGPGLDGLISAIDGWRDETIDRIGKSNAANAAPRIERIRDDHNRLCALVSALEAALLPLRDLMDDKTILPVEALRTHVRCCEILAATDQQEGADRLWRGDAGEALADFVYELLQALPGFEVLQGARYGAFLDALMADRAVRPRFGKHPRLFIWGTVEAQMQQADLTILGGLNEGVWPPEAGSDPWMSRPMRRKFGLPAPEHRIGQSAHDFQQLFCAPQVVMTRALRVGGTPTVPSRWLLRIENILRKSGIVMERADAAQWRQLADQLDEPTAEMRVRIGRPAPTPPIEARPNRLSVTQIETWMRDPYAIYARHILKLQRLDDIDLDPGAADYGNYIHEALDRFISQYHDHLPADSENRLLMIGEEVFAPLKARPGLWAFWWPRFQRIAKWFVQTEAGRRAYLRASFSERQGSFTLGSGFEVYARADRVDVLRDGGIAIIDYKTGVPPTARDVMNGFAPQLPLEGAIAEQGGFEAVEKGPPASYAFWKLSGGDPAGEIREIDTAKMKTTPHDLAQNAIAGVAALATAFADATTPYLSVPHPDNAPKYSDYVHLSRAREWMGSEETSDDSPALLGGGGAK; translated from the coding sequence ATGACAGAAAATCTGTTTTATATTCCGCCAGGTGCCCCCTTTGCTGATATGATTGCCCGGCAATTGCTGCGCGAAACGGCGGATCAGCCGGTTATTCTGTCTGATACTTTGCTTTTGGTGCCCAACCGCCGCTCCTGCAAGGTGATGCGCGATGCCTTTTTGCGCCAGACCGAGGGCCGGGTAACGTTGCTGCCGACCATTCGCCCGTTAGGCGAGGCGGACGAAGACGAACTGGCAATGTTTGGCAAGGCCGATCAGGATGTGGTGCTAAATCTGCCGCCTGCCATTCCGGATTTGCAACGAAAATTGCTGTTAACACGGCTGATCATGTCGCGCGCCGATTACAAGGGCGAAAAACCCACCGCCGACCAAGCGGCACGACTGGCGGGGGAGCTGGCGCGGTTTTTAGACCAGGTGCAAACGGAAAACTGCCAGTTTGATGACCTGGAAGGGCTGGTGCCCGCCGAATTTGCCCAGCACTGGCAATTGACGCTGGAATTTTTGCAAATTCTGACCAAATTCTGGCCCGATATTTTGGCCGATCAGGGAGTGAGTGACCGCGCAGCGCGGCGCAATGCCATGATCGCCGCCCAGATTGAACTTTGGCAAAGCAACCCGCCTGCCTATCCGGTGATTGTGGCGGGTTCTACCGCACCCTTCCCGGCCCTGCGCGACCTGATGGGGGCTGTTTTGGCTCTGCCTCAGGGGCGGGTGGTGCTGCCAGGCTTGATGACCGGTCTGTCGGCAGGCGATTGGCTTGCCATTGCCGATGATGCCGCCCATCCGCAACATTTATTGTCCCGCCTGCTGACCCATATTGACCATTCCCCGGCCACTGTGCGCCCCTGGGGCGGGGGGGATGATGTGGCGATGACAGATGATGCGCCGTGGGATGGCGAGGATGTTCCGCCCTATTTTGCCGAAATACCCTATGACGGGCTGCTGGATGATGCCTATTCGCAATCCTATTCAGAGCCTGTATCGAAAATCGCGCCTGCAGGCGCGATGCGTGATCTGTTTGATGATGTTCCCGCCCCGGAAAGTCCAATGTCCACGGTGGTGGAAACGGCCTTGCCAGATGATCGCCCGCTGCCCCCGGCGGATGAGGACGGTGTTCCATCCGCCCAGGCGGAACGCCGCCGTTTGGTACGCGAGGCCTTGCGCCCGGCCCAAACCACCGATCAGTGGCGCTATATTCGCAATTTTGCCCCGGATGTTCTCGATGGGGTGTTGCGGGTGGATTGTTCGGGCGCGCGCGAGGAAGCCGCGACCATTGCGCTGATGATGCGCCAGGCGCTGGAGCAACCCGGGAAAACCTGTGCGCTGGTCACACCGGACCGGGGTCTGGCCCGGCGGGTGGCGACCGAGCTGCGCCGTTGGGAAGTGGATGTGGATGATTCCGCCGGTGTGCCCCTGCATGATACGGCCCCGGCCATTTTCCTGCGGCTGGTGGTGCGCACGGTGCAGGAACAGTTTGCCCCTGTGCCGTTGCTGGAATTGTTAAAACACCCGTTATGTGCCGCTGGCATGGCCCCGGAAACCTTCAGGACCCATACCCGCTTACTGGAATTGCAGATTTTACGTGGACCAAGGCCGGGACCGGGGCTGGATGGCCTGATCAGTGCCATTGATGGCTGGCGTGATGAAACGATTGATCGCATTGGCAAAAGCAATGCCGCCAACGCCGCCCCGCGTATCGAGCGCATTCGCGATGATCATAACCGTTTGTGTGCGTTGGTAAGCGCGCTTGAAGCGGCGTTGTTGCCGCTGCGCGATTTGATGGACGATAAAACCATTTTGCCGGTTGAGGCCTTGCGCACCCATGTGCGCTGTTGCGAAATTCTGGCCGCAACCGACCAGCAGGAAGGGGCAGACCGCCTGTGGCGCGGCGATGCGGGCGAGGCCCTGGCCGATTTTGTTTATGAATTGCTACAGGCCCTGCCGGGGTTCGAGGTGCTGCAAGGCGCACGCTATGGCGCTTTTCTTGATGCGCTGATGGCGGACCGTGCTGTTCGCCCGCGTTTTGGCAAACATCCGCGCCTGTTTATTTGGGGCACGGTCGAAGCACAAATGCAGCAGGCCGATTTAACCATTTTGGGCGGCTTGAACGAAGGTGTTTGGCCGCCCGAAGCCGGGTCCGACCCGTGGATGAGTCGCCCGATGCGGCGCAAATTTGGCCTGCCCGCACCCGAACATCGCATCGGCCAATCCGCGCATGACTTTCAGCAGCTATTTTGTGCGCCACAGGTGGTGATGACCCGTGCCTTGCGGGTGGGCGGCACACCAACAGTGCCGTCGCGGTGGTTGTTACGGATTGAAAACATTTTGCGGAAATCCGGTATCGTGATGGAACGGGCGGATGCGGCGCAATGGCGGCAACTGGCCGACCAGCTTGATGAACCAACAGCGGAAATGCGGGTTCGCATTGGCCGCCCGGCCCCAACCCCGCCCATTGAGGCGCGGCCCAACCGCCTGTCCGTCACGCAAATTGAAACCTGGATGCGTGACCCCTATGCGATTTATGCCCGGCATATCCTGAAATTGCAGCGCCTGGATGATATTGACCTTGATCCCGGCGCGGCGGATTACGGCAATTATATTCACGAGGCGCTGGATCGTTTTATCAGCCAGTATCACGACCATTTACCTGCCGATTCGGAAAACCGTTTGTTGATGATCGGCGAGGAGGTTTTTGCCCCGCTAAAGGCCCGTCCGGGCTTATGGGCCTTTTGGTGGCCGCGTTTTCAACGCATTGCCAAATGGTTTGTCCAAACCGAAGCAGGACGGCGGGCTTATTTGCGGGCATCCTTTAGCGAACGGCAGGGAAGTTTCACTCTGGGCTCCGGGTTTGAAGTTTATGCCCGTGCCGACCGGGTGGATGTGCTGCGCGATGGCGGTATTGCGATTATCGATTATAAAACCGGTGTGCCCCCAACTGCGCGCGACGTGATGAATGGTTTTGCCCCGCAATTGCCGCTGGAAGGGGCGATTGCCGAACAGGGCGGGTTCGAGGCAGTCGAAAAAGGCCCCCCGGCATCCTATGCCTTCTGGAAGCTGTCGGGCGGCGACCCGGCCGGGGAAATCAGGGAAATTGATACCGCCAAAATGAAAACCACGCCGCACGATTTGGCGCAAAATGCCATTGCCGGGGTGGCCGCCCTTGCCACGGCCTTTGCTGATGCGACAACGCCGTATCTCAGTGTGCCGCACCCCGATAATGCGCCGAAATATTCGGACTATGTGCATCTGTCCCGCGCGCGCGAATGGATGGGCAGCGAAGAAACCAGCGATGACAGCCCGGCATTGCTTGGCGGTGGAGGCGCGAAATGA
- the tsaE gene encoding tRNA (adenosine(37)-N6)-threonylcarbamoyltransferase complex ATPase subunit type 1 TsaE → MQKTIEIKDQAGTEDLAARLAAVAGKGDVILMHGTLGMGKSAFCRAYIRALANNPHEEVPSPTFTLVQIYDLEPVPVWHFDLYRLSDPEEVHELDIEDAFSEAVSLIEWPDRLEYLTPETRLDIYIEPGPNPDARQIKLVAHGDEWAKRLATLDGNMA, encoded by the coding sequence ATGCAAAAGACCATTGAGATCAAGGATCAGGCCGGGACCGAGGACCTTGCCGCCCGCCTGGCCGCCGTAGCCGGAAAAGGCGATGTGATTTTGATGCACGGCACATTGGGCATGGGCAAAAGTGCCTTTTGCCGTGCCTATATTCGCGCCCTTGCCAATAACCCGCATGAAGAAGTCCCCAGCCCGACCTTCACCCTGGTGCAGATTTATGACCTGGAGCCGGTACCCGTTTGGCATTTTGACCTTTACCGCCTGTCCGACCCCGAAGAGGTCCATGAGCTGGATATTGAAGATGCCTTTAGCGAGGCCGTCAGCCTGATCGAATGGCCCGACCGATTGGAATATTTAACGCCTGAAACCCGCCTGGATATTTATATCGAACCCGGACCAAACCCCGATGCCCGCCAGATAAAGCTGGTTGCGCACGGCGATGAGTGGGCAAAGCGCCTTGCGACCCTTGACGGGAACATGGCATGA